DNA sequence from the Nitrospirota bacterium genome:
TAAAAAGGTTCGAAGGTGATCGCGTGGTTAAGGACGATCCCGGCATCGGGGCATGGTTCTTTCTTTTGTTTGACATTTCTCCTGCGTTCACTCGAAAATACAGGATGCTGAAGGCGCTCCAGGAAAAGGTCGTTTCCGGCGGCTCTCTCTCGCGAGACGAGGCGCGCTCGCTCACCGAGGTGTCGGGGCCGGATCTGTTCGAGCTCTTCGCCACGGCCGGCAGCATCCGTGCCGCCGCGGGGCAGAGCGCCGTCGACCTCTGCGCCATCGTGAATGCCAAATCCGGCGCCTGTCCCGAAGACTGCTCCTACTGTGCACAGTCGTCGAAGAGCGCCGCAGCAGCGACGATCTATCCGCTGGTGAAAAAGGAGCTCGTGATCGAGAAGGCTGCCGAGGCGAAGGAGGCGGGGGTCAGGAGGTTCTGCATCGTCACCAGCGGAAGGAAGATCGGGAGACGGGAGCTCGGAGAGATAGGGGAGATGGTGCGCGAGCTGCGGAGCCTCGGCCTCTTGCCCTGCGCGACGCTGGGACTGCTCGATCGTGAGGAGCTCCGGGTCCTCAAGGACAGCGGCCTCGAACGCTACCACCATAACCTCGAGACATCGGAGCGCTTCTTCCCCGAGATATGCAGAACCCACACCTACCACGATAAGCTGAAGACCATC
Encoded proteins:
- the bioB gene encoding biotin synthase BioB, with the translated sequence MVKDDPGIGAWFFLLFDISPAFTRKYRMLKALQEKVVSGGSLSRDEARSLTEVSGPDLFELFATAGSIRAAAGQSAVDLCAIVNAKSGACPEDCSYCAQSSKSAAAATIYPLVKKELVIEKAAEAKEAGVRRFCIVTSGRKIGRRELGEIGEMVRELRSLGLLPCATLGLLDREELRVLKDSGLERYHHNLETSERFFPEICRTHTYHDKLKTIEAAHAAGLSVCSGGIFGLGETWDDRIDMAFALRELAVDSVPINFLIPIRGTSLGAREFLHPLEALRIVSLYRFILPQKQIRICGGRIQVLGDFHSMVFMAGADSLLTGNYLTTTGRTYEDDLRLIRLHGLRVA